Proteins from a genomic interval of Ignavibacteriota bacterium:
- a CDS encoding 2-isopropylmalate synthase encodes MLQILDTTLREGEQTPGVYFNRHIKLAIARMLDEIGINIIETGHPAVTSEIYDSVKTIAHSGFKSIIGAHSRSIKSDVELALECGVNFLGIFYCVSDERLDTVFKKDLDEAIFQITSVIEFAKSKNPNLLIRYTPEDTVRSQFENVIKAAKAAVIAGADIISVADTTGYMVPGTDRSMFDYISKLKGELALSNLFPKIAVHCHNDRGFALANAMDAYRAGAEIIDASVLGLGERAGIVDLAQLLTVLTTDYNLANWDLTKLDELYQFVSKHSGIPIPVHFPVMGKNAFTHCAGVHTHAASVNPTHYESLNPELFGKERHFSLDHMSGIASLKYALKLLNLDNIDQETQNAVLSEVKALGQKGKVVELSELPHIIEFTLQNYKHNPIKTK; translated from the coding sequence TTGCTTCAAATTCTTGATACTACATTACGCGAAGGAGAACAAACTCCCGGCGTTTATTTTAATAGACATATAAAGCTCGCTATTGCAAGAATGCTAGATGAAATCGGGATTAATATTATTGAAACCGGTCATCCGGCAGTTACGTCCGAGATTTACGATTCAGTAAAGACAATCGCTCACAGCGGATTTAAATCTATAATTGGTGCCCATTCACGGTCAATTAAGAGTGACGTTGAACTTGCATTGGAATGCGGCGTAAATTTTCTTGGGATTTTCTATTGTGTATCCGATGAAAGATTGGATACGGTTTTTAAGAAAGATTTAGATGAAGCGATATTTCAAATTACTTCGGTTATCGAATTTGCTAAATCTAAAAATCCTAATTTACTCATAAGATATACGCCTGAAGATACGGTAAGATCGCAGTTTGAAAATGTAATTAAAGCGGCCAAAGCAGCGGTTATTGCAGGCGCGGATATAATTTCAGTCGCTGATACTACCGGATATATGGTTCCCGGAACCGATCGAAGTATGTTTGATTATATTTCAAAACTAAAAGGTGAATTGGCTTTAAGTAACCTATTTCCAAAAATTGCTGTTCACTGCCATAATGATAGAGGATTTGCTTTAGCAAACGCAATGGACGCATATAGAGCCGGTGCAGAAATAATTGACGCTTCCGTATTAGGTTTGGGAGAACGCGCTGGTATTGTTGATCTTGCTCAGCTATTAACTGTACTTACAACAGATTATAATTTAGCTAATTGGGATTTAACGAAATTGGATGAGCTTTATCAATTCGTAAGTAAACATTCAGGAATTCCAATCCCCGTTCATTTTCCGGTAATGGGTAAAAATGCATTTACACATTGTGCGGGAGTTCATACTCATGCGGCTTCTGTTAATCCAACTCATTATGAAAGTTTAAATCCCGAATTATTCGGCAAGGAAAGACACTTCTCACTTGATCATATGTCAGGCATTGCGTCATTAAAATACGCATTAAAATTATTAAATTTGGATAACATTGATCAGGAAACTCAAAATGCGGTACTAAGCGAAGTTAAAGCGCTTGGACAAAAAGGTAAAGTTGTAGAACTTAGCGAACTTCCTCATATTATTGAATTTACGCTGCAAAATTATAAACATAACCCAATAAAGACTAAGTGA
- a CDS encoding peptidylprolyl isomerase — protein MKFRIVILILTFLSLLSCSASNPLLEPDKSEIKEKSPDIFKVEFVTSKGNFIVEAKREYSPLAVDRFYYLVKNNYYSENRFFRVLPNFVVQWGMKGIPEIDKVWQDLGVADEPVKLSNEKGSISFARGGPNTRSNQLFINLADNKRLDESDFNGVKGFPAFGKVIKGIEIVEAINSEYLQEPNQDSISTTGNDYLNKNFPNLDYIISTKIIFN, from the coding sequence ATGAAATTTAGAATTGTGATATTAATTTTAACTTTTTTATCACTTTTATCGTGCTCAGCATCAAATCCATTATTAGAACCAGATAAAAGTGAAATAAAAGAAAAATCTCCGGATATATTTAAGGTTGAATTTGTTACTTCTAAAGGGAATTTTATTGTTGAAGCTAAAAGAGAATATTCTCCTTTGGCAGTTGATAGATTTTATTACTTGGTAAAAAACAACTACTATAGTGAAAATAGATTTTTTAGAGTGCTTCCTAATTTTGTTGTTCAATGGGGAATGAAAGGAATACCAGAAATTGATAAAGTTTGGCAAGATTTGGGAGTTGCAGATGAGCCGGTAAAATTAAGTAACGAAAAAGGCTCAATTTCATTTGCAAGAGGCGGACCTAATACAAGATCAAATCAATTATTTATTAATTTAGCCGACAACAAAAGACTCGATGAATCTGATTTTAATGGTGTAAAAGGATTTCCTGCTTTTGGCAAAGTGATTAAAGGTATAGAAATTGTCGAAGCCATAAATTCTGAATATTTGCAAGAACCGAATCAAGATTCAATTTCAACAACAGGGAATGATTACTTAAATAAAAATTTTCCAAATTTAGATTATATAATTTCTACAAAAATTATTTTTAATTAG
- a CDS encoding aldehyde dehydrogenase family protein, giving the protein MDFLKKLGIKKNNYGSSTGLNWNTTKNQGELKIYSPVDGKFIASVYQASIEDYEKVTSTAHEAYLNWRNIPAPKRGDIVRQLGDKFRKYKDPLGHLVSYEMGKSLQEGLGEVQEMIDICDFAVGQSRQLYGYTMKSERPNHRMYDQYHPLGVVGTISAFNFPVAVWSWNAMLATVCGDTNLWKPSSKVPLSAIAVQNIVGEVIKENNLPEGIFTLVIGKGSSVGEKMLNDNKVPLISITGSTYVGRHGAEVIAKRFGKAILELGGNNAIILTPEADLKMALPAIVFGAVGTAGQRCTTTRRLIVHESIYDQMKSSLIKAYKSLKIGDPLDEKNHVGPLIDKSAVADFSNALNLAKQQGGKIIYGGQVLQGSGYESGCYVMPAIVEAENHYKIVQEETFAPILYLIKYKGSVENAIEIHNGVVQGLSSAIFTNNIQEAEEFLSTSGSDCGIANVNIGTSGAEIGGAFGGEKETGGGRESGSDAWKAYMRRQTNTINYGKTLPLAQGIKFDI; this is encoded by the coding sequence ATGGATTTCTTAAAAAAGCTTGGAATAAAAAAAAATAATTATGGTTCTTCGACCGGATTAAACTGGAACACGACAAAAAATCAAGGCGAACTTAAAATATATTCTCCCGTTGATGGCAAATTTATTGCTTCAGTTTATCAAGCTTCAATTGAAGATTATGAAAAAGTTACGTCAACCGCTCATGAAGCATATTTAAATTGGAGAAATATTCCAGCACCCAAAAGAGGTGATATAGTAAGACAGCTTGGAGATAAATTTAGAAAATATAAAGATCCTCTCGGACATTTAGTTTCATACGAAATGGGAAAATCATTACAAGAAGGTTTGGGTGAAGTTCAAGAAATGATTGATATTTGTGATTTTGCCGTTGGTCAATCAAGACAGTTATACGGCTATACAATGAAATCGGAAAGACCTAATCACAGAATGTATGATCAATATCATCCACTCGGCGTTGTGGGAACAATTTCCGCGTTCAATTTTCCTGTCGCTGTTTGGTCTTGGAACGCTATGCTTGCAACCGTATGCGGCGATACAAATTTATGGAAACCTTCTTCAAAAGTTCCTTTGTCGGCAATTGCAGTTCAAAATATTGTTGGCGAAGTAATCAAAGAAAATAATTTGCCCGAAGGAATATTCACACTCGTAATCGGCAAAGGATCTTCAGTCGGCGAAAAAATGCTTAATGATAATAAAGTACCGCTTATTTCAATAACTGGTTCAACTTATGTTGGAAGACACGGCGCCGAAGTAATTGCTAAAAGATTCGGAAAAGCAATATTAGAACTAGGCGGCAATAACGCAATTATTTTAACACCTGAAGCCGATCTTAAAATGGCTTTACCTGCAATTGTTTTTGGCGCGGTTGGAACAGCTGGACAAAGATGTACAACTACAAGACGTTTAATTGTTCATGAATCAATTTATGATCAAATGAAGTCTTCATTAATAAAAGCATATAAAAGTTTAAAAATTGGTGATCCATTAGATGAAAAAAATCATGTCGGTCCGTTAATTGATAAATCCGCAGTCGCCGATTTTTCAAATGCTTTAAATTTGGCAAAACAGCAAGGCGGCAAAATAATATACGGCGGTCAAGTTCTTCAAGGATCTGGATATGAATCAGGTTGTTACGTAATGCCAGCAATAGTTGAAGCTGAAAATCATTATAAAATTGTTCAGGAAGAAACGTTTGCGCCAATTTTATATTTGATCAAATATAAAGGTTCTGTGGAAAATGCAATTGAAATTCATAACGGAGTTGTTCAAGGATTATCATCTGCAATATTTACAAATAATATACAAGAGGCTGAGGAATTTCTATCAACATCAGGTTCTGATTGCGGAATCGCCAATGTAAATATTGGAACATCCGGCGCGGAAATCGGCGGTGCTTTCGGCGGTGAAAAAGAAACCGGCGGCGGACGCGAATCCGGTTCCGATGCATGGAAAGCATATATGAGACGACAAACAAACACCATTAATTACGGAAAAACTCTTCCGTTAGCCCAAGGAATTAAGTTTGACATATAA
- a CDS encoding class II glutamine amidotransferase, whose protein sequence is MCRLLFVKSEHEFEIEFHLNKFAEVCKLSKEFQGHGWGCAYLDNENNWQYYKNINPIWEDDFSNFPKSIRLIVHARSAFEDKDIFIENNMPFYDNNFIFIFNGELRGVKINAEGRIGAEKIFNFIKRFHNDDMKSAMEKSINIIVNRSKYIRAMNIIIIDKINGYVSSLFNEDQDYFQMSYKKLNDELIICSQNYIGEDNWTKISNKSIEVF, encoded by the coding sequence ATGTGCAGACTATTATTTGTTAAATCAGAACATGAATTTGAGATTGAATTTCACCTCAATAAATTTGCCGAAGTCTGTAAATTGAGCAAGGAATTCCAAGGTCATGGATGGGGTTGTGCGTATCTTGACAATGAAAACAATTGGCAATATTACAAAAACATAAATCCCATTTGGGAAGATGATTTTTCAAATTTTCCAAAGTCAATTCGATTGATTGTCCACGCCAGAAGCGCTTTTGAAGACAAAGATATTTTTATCGAAAACAATATGCCTTTCTATGACAATAATTTTATTTTCATTTTTAACGGTGAGCTTAGAGGAGTTAAAATAAATGCCGAAGGAAGAATTGGCGCTGAGAAGATTTTCAATTTTATTAAGAGATTCCACAACGATGATATGAAATCCGCGATGGAAAAGTCAATTAATATTATTGTAAATCGTTCAAAATATATACGTGCAATGAACATCATAATAATTGATAAAATAAACGGCTACGTGTCTTCCCTTTTTAATGAAGATCAAGATTATTTTCAAATGTCTTATAAAAAATTAAACGATGAATTAATTATTTGTTCGCAAAATTATATAGGCGAAGATAATTGGACTAAAATAAGTAATAAAAGTATAGAGGTATTTTAA
- the lysW gene encoding lysine biosynthesis protein LysW, with translation MSECPVCGAEIVLERGTVKGEIIECTDCGTELEVVSVNPIIVTEAPQEEEDWGE, from the coding sequence ATGTCAGAATGTCCAGTATGTGGTGCAGAGATAGTTTTAGAACGCGGCACCGTAAAAGGTGAAATAATAGAATGCACTGATTGTGGTACTGAACTCGAAGTTGTTAGTGTAAATCCGATTATTGTTACTGAAGCGCCTCAAGAAGAAGAAGATTGGGGAGAATAA
- a CDS encoding N-acetyl-gamma-glutamyl-phosphate reductase produces MDKIKVSVAGASGYTGGELLRLLLFHPNVEIQQVTSESNYGKQISKVHPNLRGLTNIKFTGLSELEKCDLLFLCLPHGSSMKNIDKFISVGKKIIDLSGDFRLNDKSEFEKWYKEEHVKPELLGKFVYGIPELHREEMKTAQYISSAGCNATTTILALYPLFKNNTIDESKTVVEVKVGSSEGGKKSSPSSHHPERSGSLRSYKPTGHRHVAEMIQELSFGKNISIHFSATTTDQVRGILATSHVFLKEDLDEKEIWKIYRKEYSNEHFVRIIKEKEGNYRYPEPKLLYGTNFCDIGFEKDIHSNRLVVISAIDNLMKGAAGQALQAFNIMHGFDEKLGLQFPGLFPI; encoded by the coding sequence ATGGATAAAATTAAAGTTTCGGTCGCGGGCGCTTCCGGTTACACCGGCGGCGAACTATTGCGTTTATTATTATTTCACCCAAATGTAGAAATTCAGCAAGTTACATCAGAAAGTAATTATGGCAAACAAATTTCAAAAGTTCATCCTAATTTAAGAGGACTTACAAATATAAAATTTACCGGACTTTCAGAACTCGAAAAATGTGATCTGTTGTTTCTTTGTTTACCGCATGGATCTTCAATGAAAAACATTGATAAATTTATTAGCGTTGGTAAAAAAATAATAGACTTATCCGGCGATTTTAGATTGAATGATAAAAGTGAATTTGAAAAATGGTATAAAGAAGAGCACGTTAAACCTGAATTGTTAGGTAAATTTGTTTATGGTATTCCTGAGCTTCACCGTGAAGAAATGAAGACTGCACAATATATTTCAAGCGCGGGATGCAATGCAACAACAACAATTTTAGCTCTTTATCCCCTTTTCAAAAATAATACTATTGATGAAAGTAAAACTGTAGTTGAAGTTAAAGTCGGTTCCAGTGAAGGCGGAAAAAAATCTTCCCCTTCATCACATCACCCGGAAAGAAGCGGTTCTTTAAGATCTTACAAACCAACAGGACATAGGCATGTAGCTGAAATGATTCAGGAATTGTCATTCGGTAAAAATATATCAATTCATTTTTCTGCTACTACAACTGATCAAGTTAGAGGAATTTTAGCTACAAGTCACGTTTTCTTAAAAGAGGATTTAGACGAAAAAGAAATTTGGAAAATTTACAGAAAGGAATATTCCAATGAGCATTTTGTACGAATTATAAAAGAAAAAGAAGGAAATTACAGATATCCTGAACCGAAACTTTTATATGGTACTAACTTTTGTGATATAGGATTTGAAAAAGATATCCATTCAAACCGTTTAGTTGTAATTAGCGCAATAGATAATTTAATGAAAGGCGCCGCGGGACAAGCACTGCAGGCATTCAATATTATGCATGGCTTTGATGAAAAATTAGGTTTGCAATTTCCGGGATTATTTCCAATTTAA
- the polA gene encoding DNA polymerase I — protein sequence MAKKKFVIIDAMAMAYKAYFAFMNRPLLTSSGEPTSAVYGFLVQLIRILEETKPDIIAVAFDSKEKTFRHEIFKGYKASRAAMPEDMIPQIHRIKEIIEAFKIPLYIKPGFEADDIIGTAVKIAEQKKMEVFAVTPDKDYVQLITENVKLIKSGKSNEDLIITDIVKAKEDYGFEPKFMIDYLALVGDSSDDIPGVAGIGPKSAQPLILQFGHLEDIYNNIDMIEKKGIKSKLEENKENAFLSKKLATIVTDVEIEFDFDQNAKIPDFEKIQSLFTQLEFKSLYEKVKKIYDSDKHEATENQIVSDKQNFDKAKVNYHLIKTEKGAKNLASILAKSKEFVFDTETDSLDTIDLNIAGASFSVQKGEAFFISIDPKLKNSNLFEVDLSDRLDVDLFIEIFKPIFENASIKKICQNGKYDISVLRRYGINLKGFYFDTMLASYLIDPDQKHGMDALAEKYLNYETIHLKDLYDVDKDPTQIFNVDQEKLNDYSSEDADVTYQLYEKFKKELNENDLDEVAYSIEFPLVPVLEKMERTGVRIDKKGLNEFSKDLERMINVTSDNIFKQAGEEFNINSTKQLQSILFDKLKIQPGKKTKTGFSTDAKSLEMMQGEHEIIDEILNYRQLSKLKSTYADALPKLIHPKTGKIHTTFNQTVASTGRLSSLNPNLQNIPIRTELGKEIRKAFIPSDENYLILSADYSQIELRIMAHLSNDEALINAFSHGEDIHRSTAAHVFQVKPEEVTADMRRKAKEVNFGILYGIGAFGLAGRLGIPRSHAQEVIDTYFKTFKNVKGLMDELIEEAKKAGYAKTIIGRRRFLRNINSKNRVVRQFEERVAINMPIQGTAADLIKLAMINIHNELEKRKVETKMVLQVHDELLFEVKKDELDELRPVIKEIMENAMKFKVPILVETGVGENWLEAH from the coding sequence ATGGCAAAGAAAAAGTTTGTAATTATAGATGCAATGGCTATGGCTTATAAAGCCTATTTCGCTTTTATGAATAGACCTCTTCTAACTTCATCTGGAGAACCGACATCTGCAGTTTATGGTTTTCTCGTTCAGTTGATTAGAATTTTAGAAGAAACAAAGCCCGATATTATTGCAGTTGCTTTTGATTCTAAAGAAAAAACTTTCCGACATGAAATATTTAAAGGATATAAGGCAAGTAGAGCCGCAATGCCAGAAGATATGATACCGCAAATACATAGAATTAAAGAAATAATTGAGGCTTTCAAAATTCCGTTGTATATAAAACCAGGATTTGAAGCGGATGATATAATTGGAACCGCGGTTAAAATTGCCGAGCAAAAAAAAATGGAAGTTTTCGCTGTAACTCCCGATAAAGATTATGTCCAACTAATTACTGAAAATGTAAAGCTTATCAAATCCGGCAAATCAAATGAGGATTTAATTATAACCGATATTGTGAAAGCTAAAGAAGACTATGGTTTTGAACCGAAATTTATGATTGATTATTTGGCGCTCGTTGGAGATTCTTCCGATGATATTCCCGGAGTTGCCGGAATTGGACCAAAATCAGCTCAGCCGCTAATTCTTCAGTTTGGACATCTTGAAGACATTTATAATAATATAGATATGATTGAGAAAAAAGGTATTAAATCCAAATTGGAAGAGAATAAAGAGAACGCGTTTCTTTCAAAAAAATTGGCAACAATTGTGACTGATGTAGAAATTGAATTTGATTTCGACCAAAATGCAAAAATTCCTGATTTCGAAAAAATACAATCACTTTTTACTCAGCTAGAGTTTAAGTCACTTTATGAAAAGGTAAAGAAAATATATGATTCTGATAAACATGAAGCTACTGAGAATCAAATTGTTAGCGATAAACAAAACTTTGATAAAGCAAAAGTTAATTATCATTTAATTAAAACTGAAAAAGGCGCAAAAAACTTAGCCTCAATTTTAGCAAAAAGTAAAGAATTTGTTTTTGATACTGAAACTGATTCACTAGATACAATAGATCTTAATATTGCCGGTGCTTCGTTCAGCGTACAAAAAGGTGAAGCGTTTTTTATATCGATTGATCCAAAATTAAAGAACTCAAATTTATTTGAGGTTGATCTGAGTGACCGCTTGGATGTTGATCTTTTTATTGAAATATTCAAACCGATTTTTGAAAATGCTTCAATTAAAAAGATTTGTCAAAACGGTAAATATGATATAAGCGTTTTAAGAAGATATGGAATAAATTTAAAAGGATTTTATTTTGATACAATGCTGGCAAGCTATTTAATTGATCCGGATCAAAAACACGGTATGGACGCTCTTGCGGAAAAATATTTGAATTATGAAACAATTCATCTTAAAGATCTTTATGATGTAGATAAAGATCCTACTCAAATTTTCAACGTTGATCAAGAAAAGCTTAATGATTATTCCAGTGAAGATGCCGATGTTACTTATCAGCTTTATGAAAAATTCAAAAAAGAGTTAAATGAAAATGATCTTGATGAAGTAGCTTACTCAATTGAGTTTCCGCTTGTTCCAGTCTTAGAAAAAATGGAAAGAACAGGCGTTAGAATTGATAAAAAAGGACTCAATGAATTCAGCAAAGATCTTGAAAGAATGATAAATGTAACTTCTGATAATATTTTTAAGCAGGCAGGAGAAGAATTTAATATAAATTCTACGAAACAGCTTCAATCAATTTTGTTTGATAAATTGAAAATTCAGCCAGGTAAAAAAACTAAAACCGGATTTTCAACGGACGCAAAATCTTTAGAAATGATGCAAGGCGAACACGAGATAATTGATGAAATTTTAAATTACCGACAGTTATCAAAATTAAAATCCACTTATGCCGACGCTTTGCCGAAACTGATACATCCGAAAACCGGAAAAATACATACCACTTTTAATCAAACTGTTGCGTCAACAGGACGACTTTCAAGTTTAAATCCAAATTTGCAGAATATTCCAATAAGAACTGAGTTAGGAAAAGAAATTAGAAAAGCTTTTATTCCATCCGACGAAAATTATTTAATATTAAGCGCAGATTATAGTCAAATTGAATTGAGAATTATGGCGCATTTAAGCAATGACGAAGCATTAATAAATGCTTTCAGTCACGGAGAAGACATTCATAGATCAACAGCGGCGCATGTTTTTCAAGTAAAGCCAGAAGAAGTTACAGCCGATATGAGACGAAAAGCCAAAGAAGTAAATTTTGGAATTCTCTACGGAATTGGAGCTTTTGGTTTGGCTGGAAGATTGGGAATTCCAAGATCACATGCTCAAGAAGTTATAGATACATATTTTAAGACATTTAAAAATGTTAAAGGTTTGATGGATGAATTAATAGAAGAAGCAAAAAAAGCCGGTTATGCAAAAACAATAATCGGAAGGAGAAGATTTCTAAGAAACATTAATTCAAAGAATAGGGTTGTTCGCCAATTTGAAGAACGAGTTGCCATAAATATGCCCATTCAAGGAACTGCAGCTGATTTGATAAAATTAGCGATGATAAATATTCACAATGAATTGGAAAAAAGAAAAGTCGAAACTAAAATGGTTCTGCAGGTACATGATGAATTATTATTCGAAGTAAAAAAAGATGAACTTGATGAACTGCGTCCTGTAATTAAAGAAATTATGGAAAACGCTATGAAGTTTAAAGTCCCGATTTTAGTTGAAACAGGCGTCGGTGAAAATTGGCTTGAAGCACACTAA
- a CDS encoding [LysW]-aminoadipate kinase → MYIVKIGGGKNLNLKAIIADLKNLNDKFIIIHGANALRDELAEQLNKQKKVITSASGYASVFTDEDSLDIMMMAYSGLKNKRIVELCQQNGINAVGLSGIDGKVIQGKRNSGIRVKENGKLKIVHDFSGKPKSINVNLLNLLLDNGYTPVLSVPIIDENNFAINSENDDIVAVLKRELQADKIIQLIEAPGFLDDPKDYNSLIDFISKDELERRENQVEGRMKRKILAIRKLFENGDATVFIGDGRTETPITDVINGKGTIIK, encoded by the coding sequence ATGTACATTGTTAAGATAGGCGGCGGAAAAAATTTAAATTTGAAAGCGATTATTGCTGATCTAAAAAATCTAAATGATAAATTTATTATTATCCACGGAGCAAATGCGTTAAGAGATGAATTAGCCGAACAATTAAATAAACAAAAAAAAGTAATAACTTCAGCTTCAGGCTATGCGAGTGTGTTTACCGATGAAGATTCATTAGACATTATGATGATGGCGTATTCAGGATTAAAAAACAAACGAATTGTTGAACTCTGTCAGCAAAATGGAATAAACGCAGTTGGGCTTTCTGGAATTGACGGAAAAGTTATTCAAGGAAAAAGAAATAGCGGCATAAGAGTTAAAGAAAACGGTAAATTAAAAATTGTGCATGATTTTTCAGGCAAACCCAAATCAATAAATGTGAATTTATTAAATTTACTTTTAGATAACGGTTATACTCCTGTTTTATCGGTTCCTATTATTGATGAAAATAATTTTGCTATAAATTCCGAAAATGATGATATTGTTGCGGTACTGAAACGTGAACTTCAAGCGGATAAAATTATTCAGTTAATTGAAGCTCCAGGTTTCTTAGACGATCCGAAAGATTATAATTCGCTAATTGATTTTATTTCAAAAGACGAACTTGAAAGACGTGAAAATCAAGTTGAAGGAAGAATGAAAAGAAAAATTCTCGCGATACGAAAACTTTTTGAGAATGGCGATGCAACGGTTTTTATTGGTGATGGTAGGACTGAAACTCCAATTACAGATGTAATAAATGGCAAAGGAACAATAATAAAATGA
- the lysX gene encoding lysine biosynthesis protein LysX produces MEIGFLHSVMRKDEKLLLDEFSKKRNVNITMIDDRELKFDLKKNKFPFDAVIERSINHSRALHALRLFESAGVKCVNTFKVASTCGDKLLTSAALQDAGIPQPDVKIAFTEESAIAAIEEMGYPVVLKPAVGSWGRLLSKINDRDAAESILEHKTVLGSYHHSIFYIQKYVEKSGRDIRSFVVGDECIAAIYRTSPHWITNTARGGVASKCEMTNEIAELSLKAAKAVGSGVVALDIFETEEGFQINEVNYTMEFKNSITTTGVNIPEHIVNYVLKVAEGK; encoded by the coding sequence ATGGAAATTGGCTTTTTACATTCTGTTATGAGAAAAGACGAAAAACTTCTTCTCGATGAATTCAGCAAAAAGAGAAATGTTAATATTACAATGATTGATGATCGTGAATTAAAATTTGATCTTAAGAAAAATAAATTTCCGTTTGATGCCGTAATTGAAAGATCAATAAATCATTCAAGAGCTTTGCACGCGTTAAGATTATTTGAAAGCGCTGGTGTTAAATGTGTCAATACATTTAAAGTCGCATCAACCTGCGGTGATAAACTTTTAACTTCAGCAGCTTTACAAGACGCAGGCATTCCTCAGCCTGATGTTAAAATCGCTTTCACCGAAGAATCTGCAATCGCCGCTATTGAAGAAATGGGTTATCCCGTCGTTCTCAAACCGGCTGTTGGATCTTGGGGCAGATTGCTTTCTAAAATAAATGATAGAGACGCAGCCGAATCTATTTTGGAACACAAAACAGTTTTGGGCTCTTATCATCATTCAATATTTTATATTCAGAAATATGTTGAAAAAAGTGGTAGAGATATAAGAAGTTTTGTCGTTGGTGACGAATGCATAGCCGCAATTTACAGAACTTCCCCACATTGGATAACTAATACGGCGCGCGGAGGTGTAGCTTCAAAATGTGAAATGACAAATGAAATCGCGGAACTTTCGTTAAAAGCCGCTAAAGCCGTCGGCAGCGGTGTTGTAGCTTTGGATATATTTGAAACCGAAGAAGGATTTCAAATCAATGAAGTTAACTATACTATGGAATTTAAAAATAGTATTACTACAACAGGCGTAAATATTCCGGAGCATATTGTTAATTATGTTTTAAAAGTTGCCGAAGGTAAATAG
- the rsmI gene encoding 16S rRNA (cytidine(1402)-2'-O)-methyltransferase, producing the protein MKTGKLYIAATPIGNLSDITIRSIETLKSVEFIICEDTRVTKILLDKYGITKEMISLNAQSEIKKIEYLIGRINSGETCALVSDAGTPCISDPGVRFVNAAIQNDISVSGIPGPNAAILALSISGLPTDSFVFEGFLPQKKGRQKKLLQLSKEERTIILYESMYRIEKLLNELNLYMPERYVVVQRELTKMFEESWRGLPSEIISNLSNKTIKGEFVIIISPINWKS; encoded by the coding sequence ATGAAAACTGGAAAATTATATATTGCGGCAACACCAATTGGAAATCTTTCCGATATTACAATTCGTTCGATAGAAACATTGAAATCTGTTGAGTTTATTATTTGCGAAGATACTCGTGTTACAAAAATTCTTTTGGATAAATATGGCATTACGAAAGAAATGATTTCACTCAATGCGCAATCCGAAATAAAAAAAATAGAATATCTCATAGGTAGAATAAATTCAGGAGAAACTTGTGCTTTAGTTTCAGATGCCGGCACTCCATGTATTTCCGATCCTGGTGTTCGATTTGTTAACGCCGCAATTCAAAATGATATTAGTGTTTCAGGAATCCCTGGTCCTAATGCAGCAATATTAGCATTAAGCATTTCCGGACTTCCAACCGATTCGTTTGTATTCGAAGGCTTTCTTCCTCAAAAAAAAGGTAGACAAAAAAAATTATTACAATTGTCAAAAGAAGAAAGAACGATTATTCTTTATGAATCAATGTATAGAATAGAAAAACTTTTGAATGAATTAAATCTTTATATGCCAGAACGATATGTTGTTGTGCAGCGTGAATTAACGAAAATGTTTGAAGAATCATGGCGCGGTTTGCCTTCGGAAATTATTTCGAATCTTTCAAATAAAACAATTAAAGGTGAATTTGTTATAATAATTTCTCCAATAAATTGGAAATCGTGA